The DNA window GGAAGCAAGGCTTGGTAATCATAGGGTAGTGGCAGGGCGCGTGGCACAAGCTTGGTTTAGCGGCGGAGCAACGCTGGGTTTAACTGGGGTAGGCACCATCAGTAGCGGCATCGATCTGTACACCAAAGGGAAAGCCGTTTTGGCAATGGCCAAAAAAGCGCAAAAAGCCAAACAGAGCATAGGTGAGGTTGCTTATGACTATCTGGACAAAATTCCAGTTTGGAACACCAGCCGAGAAAGTCAGCAACAAGGTATTGAACAAGCGCTAGAAAAAGCCAGAGCCGACGCGGGCGATGAGATCACCGCGACCATGGTCAATAACGAGCGCGGTGCAGGGATTAAAATTGAGTTTAGCTTTAATTCACGTGAGAGTGAGCTTGAGCAGAACGAACCGGTCTTTCGCCAGTTAGCCACTGCGCTGGCTGAGGTGCTAAAAAGCGAAACCAACTTACGAGTCGAAATTGAAGGCCATGCCTGTCAGGTGGATACCGAAGAAATCAATATGAAGGTCGCAGCGGAGCGGGCTAACTACGCCAAGCAATTGCTCCTCGAATGTTCAGAGGTATTTAAAGACAAGATTTCTTTGGCGGTATTTGGTGAAAGTAAACCCCTCTACATACCGAAAAAAGGCGAAACTGTCGATCGTAATAACCCCAATCTGCGCCAAAACCGCCGAGTGGAGATACGAATGTATTTGCCGTCGCTGGATGTGTTATTTCACCCCAGTCGTTATGGCTCGCAGGCTATGGAACGCTCGCGTCTAGCTCTTGAAACAACCATGACCAATGAAGACAAAGCCGAAGTGGAGCTGCGAATGGCTATTTTCGAAGGCATTGTCGATGTGGCGTCGTACATTCCTGTGATTGCTCCAGTCGCGCGCGGGGTATTACTTGCCAAGGAGAGCGGTAAAGCGCTTATTTCGGCGGTTAAATGTATTGATAATGCCTTTCTGGACTCTTTTTTAACCGAACTCAACCAAAAGCATGATCTGGTGCGTGAGTTAGAGCGCTTATCTAAGATTCATCTTGAGCTGTTGGCGGAGCTTCGTAACACCAATACAAAACTAGAGCAAACCTTCCACAGCTATAAAGACCTCGTCGACTTTTTAGACAGCGAAGAGGCGCAAAAAGAGTTGCTCAAGCGTTACCAGCTTCGAGCGCTCGCCATGAACGGTTTGATCTTATTACTAGCAGATTTAGGTATGCGGGCCAAACATCGCTCAGATGGCAATTTTAAACACTTGGTCGAGCGATACAAAGTCAAGCAGTACATTGAGCAATACATACTCAGTGACCACTGGTCTGTAAACACCATTAAAGGCACGACCTTAGCCGCGGACTGGAAAAACCGCTGTGATGATGAATACTACGCGGACATAGAAAAGAATATGCCCGAAGGCAGCATGTATGCGCCACTGCCAAGGCGAAGAGAGTCGGCAGTCGGTTATTACCCTTACAGTTATATCCCCAAGCAAACCGTGCCCGAAGCAACAGGCGCCTTTAACCGCGTGTTTCCTGTGCAAACCTCGCTTTACGATCATCCGCAAGAATCCATGTTTGATAACTTTGCTAAGTCGTTTAACCCGCAGGTGTATGAGCTTAAACAAGAAGCGATTGGTTTCTGCCGGATTTTGATTCAATCGGCGCGCAAAACGCCACAAGATAAACCCAAGTGGCTGGCTTACCAAGACTGGATTAGCCAAGCTGACAACGAATATGTTGGCCCATATGATAAAGTCAAAGTGCAGATAATACTGAAAAAACAGTATGACTCGCCGCGCACAGTGACAATTGGTTGTGACAGAGTGGATGGGTACAATATCCAAGGCCCAGCGTTTAGCGATTGGATGCTACCGATGAAAGTCAGTGAGTTTAAGCATGACCTAAATGGTGACATCAAAGCCTATTATGCCAAGCAGGGGTTGGATGATGATGGCACACTGATTGCCATCGAACATATTCCTTCGTATCGCTTTGGTGAAGTGATGATCGACGGGTTAAAACCCATTACCTCAAAAGCGAGATTGCTCTTAACCGATACGCTAATTGGTATGGTAGCTTCTGCTGATGCTCGTGGCTACAACGCCAACTATAATTATGGTCAAACCGATTCTTTTACCCGTTATGTTGAGTCCGGTGGTTTTAGAAATATGCGTTATTCTCTGGCAGTCAGGCAAAAAGATGGCAAGAGTGGGTTTCATCTCCCTATTGAGTTTGTCGAAGGCCAAGAGAGCCGTGATGAAGATGAACTTCAGGTCGGTGTGCTAACCGAGACCAAATCAGTGCTGCTCAAAACCAGTGTGGGTGAGCACTATTTACAACTGCGTGAAAAAGACGTCTTAATAGAGAGCTTTACCTTGCGCAGCGAAGAAGGCAATAAGAATACCGTTCCTGTTCTGAGTGGTATTAAGCAGCAGGTAGTGGCGATTGAGACCAAAGCCTCTGGATTGAACTTTTTTAATCAACGTAAATGGTATGACTCGGCTGATAATATTCATCGCGATGGGTTTAGCTGGGGAAATAGGGGTAAACAAGACCCAGCGGCGATTTATATGCTGTTGTTGGGTGAAAACATAGCCAAAGACATTCCAAAGCTGGATTGGCAATCGGTCAATATGTGTATGCAGTTAGGGCTAGATGGTAATGAAGGCGATATGGCTAAAGGGCCAATTTATTATACCCAAATGCATCATGTTGGTGAGTTCAAACGGGATGCTGGTCATTGGGCCTTTAATGAGGCAGAGCGCGCCGATACACTCAGCGATATGAGCCTAATGCGAGGATTTTTGGACCAAGCGGTGAAAAACCTCAAGACAGACAATGACCTATCTCGCGCTAAGGAGTATGCGGTGTATTGTATGCGCTTTGAGCTTGGCTATATCTCCCCAACGGGGGTTAACCTCAAAGGCCTTAGACCTTTTGGTAAAGTGATTGGTGGAAAATACAATCTTGAGCTGTCGGTAGCGCACCTTAAACAAGTAGGGTTAGCAGGCGGAGAAGACTACGATAAAAACCGAGATTTGGTGATATCTATTCCTTCTTTACGTGGCGATACAGCCTTGGCTGGTAACTACTTTGAGAACATGCCTTGGCTGGTTGAAAAAGAGTCATCTGAGGAAGGTGTAGATAAATCGGCGGCTGAAACATGGAAGAAGTACGACAAAGCCAAACGCAAAAAATGGCTCAAAGATTGGATTGAGAACCAGCCAACTAAAGTACTCGCGCCTTATCCACTGGAAAAATCGCTCGATAATCCAAACTAACCATCCAACTAATTTTAGGGGCTTCGGCCCCTTTTCTAACCCCATTTTAGGTTCGTTGACCTTTTTACTACGCGTCGAAGTACAGCACTAATGTCGAAAAATCATCCAATAAATGGCAGTTATTGACGATATGATTCATATGATTAATCTCCTTTAAGTTGTTTCTTCTCTATTTGTTTAACTCCTCACTTTATGACCGAAACCCTTTTATATCAAATTATTAATTAACTTGTAATTTGTTGAAAAGAAGTGAGTTTCTTAATCTGGAGCATAATAATACCGTGATAAGCCATACTATTTTTTCTCAGGCTACTTCGCGTATTTTCGTCACTGCGCTCTTTTTGGAATCCTTTTGAAATTTATATAGTTAAGCCGTTTTGCAATAGAAATTAATTTTGATAGATGCTCTTCTGTATATCCCGTTTACCCCATATGGTTTGGATATGAATACTGTAAATTTAAATACTGCACACTCGTCTGCTCAGGCTCAATCATCTGTTAACTCTTCTTCAACCAAAATTGAGACAAGAAGCCCTACTTTTATCGGCGACCTGTTAAAACAGCATGTCACTAATATAGGTCGGAATAAGGACTTTATGTATGCGATGACTTATCACTCAGATAATGAGTTCGGGGCGATTCGCCAAGCCGATAAGGCCGACTTAATGACGCGACTAGAGAACATTTGCTCTAATCATCAGGGAAAGATAACAAATAAAAAATTTATTGACTGCATTCATGATTGGTATCTAAGGATTCCGAATGAGTCACGGGTATCATCTGGTGGCGATCCAAATCAACACCTGAGTAATAAAGGGATGGATATCGCCAAGATGATAATCGCAGCCAATCCTAATCTTGGTGGTGACAAAGCATCGCTTAGAATGGTCGATATTGGTGGCAATGACGGTAAGCTGACCCATTTTGTTGCTAAGCACTTAGGTGATTTAACGGGCAAGTCAGTTGAACCTTATGTTCTAGAAGTTCAAACGGAGACATCTTGGGATCAAAACAGTCGATCTGTAGCGCTTCCCGATGCCGGGAAAAACGCGCCCGTTAAAACGATTTATTACAATGGTACAGACATAAATACGGGTTCGGTCTCGGGAGAAAAATCTAAAAACCCTCTAACGGATGGCACCTCTTTTGATGTCGCTATGTATCAGCATTCCTTGCATCATTTTCCTAATTCGGTTGCCCAGCAAAACAGCTTAAAACAGTTATCTGATATGCTTGATAACAGTGGTGTGGTTACGATTTCAGAGCACAATAGCGCGCTCAGCGAACATGAGATTGATCTAATGCATGCGGTCACTGAACTCTATTCGGAAATGGATAACGATCCAAATATATCCAAAGAGAAGCTACTTGATTGTTACAACACCTATATGAACGAGCAAACTCCGTCTGAGTACTTCTCAAAAGAAAAACTGCTCGACATGGCTACAAAAGCTGGTTTTGAAGCTGCGAGCGTAACAAAAGCAAGTGCCACGCCTGATCATGTGTACTCTATTACTTTAACTAAAGGGGAGAAGAGCCTTGGTCATCAATCCGTGGTAGATAGCCTGACGGATAGAAAGACGCTAATGCCAAGTAGGGATAAATTTGAGACTGACTCTAGGGCAATGGTGCTGAAAAGAACGCTCAGCTCAAATAACGTTTAATACTTACACAGAGTGAGAAGGGACCGCTAAGGCAGTGGTCCCTTATTGATTTGAATTAATCACAGTTACTGACTCTTCATGTACCCTTCGACACCGCCTTTCAAAAACTGATAGTTGGTGTAATTTTGTCCATCGAGGATATATTGAAGCCACTGTACTTGTTTTCCCACCGCATCAAATACCATGATCTTGGTGGAAGGTTTCTGCTGTTTTAAAAAGGTCTCAAACCGCTCGACGGGAACGTTACGCACAGGCTTACCTTTGAAAAGTTGTTTTTCCCTCTGGTTTGGGTCTCGCACATCGACAATCACCACATTGGCATCGCCTAACATGGCTTCAAACTCTTTTGGAGCCAAAACGCGCGCGTTGAAGTCTTCTTTACTGATCAACTGTGAGCTGTCTTGCATAACCTTACCCAACAACACACTGTTTGCGGGGTAGTCTGATGCCCAAAGAAAAATACCGGCATCATAGGCAACGACATTACTGACGCCTGCTTTCATTGCTCGCTGTGCCGCTTTGTACGACTTTTTGCATGTGATGCCGTTACAGTAAAACGCGATGGTTTTGCCATCTTTAGACAAATCTTTAACTTTATTCTCAAAGCCTTTGTTGGCAAGGGTAATATGTTTGGCACCATCTATATGCAGTACATCAAATTCAAGTTTTGAGCGGACATCAACAATGTTGAGTGTGTCCATCGATTGTTTTAAGTCAGCGAGTTCTATGGTCTTCACATCGGAATAGTCGCCTCGATAGGGGAAATCGATACTGAAAGCCGAAAAAGAGACGCAAAAAAGCAATAATGCAGAGAGTCTAGGTAACATGGTACTTATCCTTGTTCATTCTCATGTAAATAGAAGTCTAGCTCCTATTGGTAATATTGCTTATAGTATTTGTTATATAAGAATATTATTGAATTCTTATATAATGATTTAAAGCAAAGACAAACTGTTTATTTGCCGATAGTTGGTAGTCTTTGCTTTAAATAACTTGCTTGATAAAGGGTTAAACTCATTAAGCATTTTGACTGAGCTTACTTGATTCACCTGCGGCGGAAATATCGTATTTTTTCATTTTGTGGCTGAGCGTACTCACAGGCAGAGAAAGCTGCTCTGCGACACGTTTAATTTGCCAATTGGCGGCGTACAGGCAATCGAGAATAACGGTCTTTTCATACTCACTCACCGCCTCTTTCAGCCCTTTTGAATAGTCAGTCGTTTCTTGGCTGGGCTGCTGATTGTGTACGTTGGGTTGTGCCATCTGCACGGGCTTTGATTCTGATAGTACTGGTTCATTGAGCAGACTGGTTTCACCAAGTTCAATGTGAGTGATGGTTTCAAAATCTGACAGCAATAAGGCGCGTTCCACGATATTTTTTAGCTCGCGTACATTACCTGGGTAGGAATATAAGCTTAATTGTTTTTGTACATTCGCACTTAGTCCTGGTGCTTGAGCAAGCCCGAGGTTTGCAGCGCTGTGTTTGACGAAGTGCTCAGCCAGCGGAAGAATATCCGCTTGTCGTTCTCTAAGCGGTGGTAGGGTGATGGGGAACACATTCAGGCGATAGTACAAATCGGCACGAAATTCACCGTTTTTGATCTTCTCCATCAAATGGCAATGCGTAGCGGCGACGACGCGCACATCGACTTCTATCTCTTTACTGGCTCCGACTGGGCGTACTTTACGCTCTTGCAAAACGCGCAGTAATTTAGCTTGAAGCAAAAGTGGCATATCGCCGATTTCGTCAAGAAACAAAGTACCGCCGTGAGCCGCTTCAAAAAGGCCGATTTTGTCTTTATCTGCACCAGTGAAAGCGCCTTTTTTATGACCAAACAACTCAGACTCTAACAGCTGCTCGGGAATAGCGGCACAGTTTTGTACTATCAGGGGCTGGTCTGCACGGTTTGAATTTTGGTGAATGTACTTGGCGATCACCTCTTTACCTGCGCCAGTTTCGCCTCGCAATAGCACATCGACTGGCAGAGCCAACACTTTGTCTAAACGCCTCAGTACCTCAAGCATTTGTTCACTTTCTGCAATGGGGCCTTGATAGTGGCTTTGCTTGCGCCGTTTAAGGTGCTGGTTTTCTCGAACCAACGCCGCATTATCTGCGCTGAGGTCTTTGATCATATGACCATATTCTTCTAGCCATACGGCTTGACGAATGCTGTTTGCTGCCATTTGGCAAAAAGCGGTCAGGGCAGATTCATTGTCGATCACACTGAGGTCGAACAGCGCGAGCAAGCCAATGGTTTTACTGCTGTCGTCAACTAAAGGCCAAGCGAGAAGGTTTGCACTTTTACTGCCCAGCACAAGCTCTGTTTCATAAATGGCTTCACAATCGTAACCGTTGTATTGATATAGCTCATTCAGTAGTACGACCTCGCCATTTTGGATGGCATAGTTAAATGGGTCGGTCGGACTGGTGTGATCAAAGGCTAATGCAGACCATGGATGTGACGAAAGTGGCTTCTCATTGTGATGCACGATACTGGGTATCAGCGCTTGCCCTGTTTGGTCTAGCACATAGATAATGCCGTGTTTAGAGAAGGTCATTTGACGCGCTGCTGTGAGCACCGCGTCGAGAGTTTGTGCCATTTGAGAGCGATCAGCCAAAGACTGGCTGATCGCAAGCAAAGCATTACTCAAATCACTGGAGCTAGCTGAACGCATAAGACAGCGTTCCTTGCTCATCGACGCAAACAGTGATTTGGCTATGCGACTCATCCTTGTCATGAACCAATAGCTGAGTCGAAAGCTGCGGCAGTAATTGACGGTTAATCACCGCATCAATGTTACGTGCGCCGGTTTCGGCTAAGCGGCAGTTACCTAGAACAAATTCGACCAGATTGTCATCGTAGCTTAATGTCAGTTTATGATGACTTTGTAGGCGCTCTGACACTTTGCCAAGTTTATGATGAATGATCTCTGTCATTGCTTCATCAGACAGCGGAATAAAGGGCAGCACCGACATCCGCGCCAGTAGGGCAGGTTTGAAATGCTGATTTAATGTCGGACGAATGGCCTCAGCAATGGTGCTGGCATCAATATCTTTAGATTGTTGTACCAAAGACTCAATTTCGTGTGTCGCTAAGTTGCTGGTCATAATGATGAGTGTGTTCTTAAAGTCGATGGCACGACCTTCCCCATCATTGAGTGTCCCTTTATCAAAAACTTGATAGAAGAGGTTGAGTACTTCAGGGTCAGCTTTTTCGACTTCATCAAGTAAGACGACAGAGTAAGGACGTTGGCGAACGGCCTCTGTGAGCATTCCGCCTTCACCATAACCAACATAACCCGGAGGCGAACCGATAAGCCGAGACACGGTATGTTTCTCTTGAAACTCTGACATGTTTATTGTGGTCATAAAGCGTTCGCCGCCAAACAGCTGATCAGCAATAGCACGCGCCGTCTCGGTTTTACCGACACCGCTTGGCCCAACGAGCAGGAAAACCCCCGTTGGAGCATCTGGATTACCTAAACCTGCTTTGGCGGTTTGAATACCTTCTGCCAGTGCGTCAATGGCATACTCTTGACCTTTGATGTTGCTGGTTAAGCTGTCTTTTAGGTTAAGTGTTGTTTCTGCTTCATCTTGTAGCATTTTACCCATGGGAATGCCTGTCCAATCGGAAATGACATGGCTTATTTCATCAGGGCCTACTTCAAAATGAACCAATGGGTTATTATCGCGAATAGCCTCTAATTGCTCCTGACAGGCAGAAATGGCGATACGTACCGCTTGTTCATCCATTTCAAAATAAGGTGATTCGGCTTGTTCGTCCTCTTGCTCCTCTTCTTCATGACTGACTAATTGATGCAGCCTGCTACGAAGGGCGATCATTTCTTCAATTTGCTGCTGCTCTTGTTGCCATTGACCTTCTTGCACTTCAAGTTCTGCTTGGGTTTGCTCCATTCGCAACTTGAGATCAGGAATGGATGCAAGGCTGTGTTTATCGCCAGTTTGTTGCAGTGCATCGCGCTCAAGTGCTTCAAGCTCGCGGGTCTGCGCGGCAAGTTGCTGCTGAAGTGTTTCAACCGATGCAGGAATGGCGTTCAAGCTAATGTTAACTCGTGCACAAGCGGTGTCGAGCACATCAATGGCTTTGTCGGGCAGTTGTCGGCCTGAAATATAGCGAGCGGAAAGCGCCGCTGCGGCGGTAATGGCATCATCGCGCACGTAAACATTATGAGACTTCTCATAAGCTGGACGAAGACCACGAATAATAAGTGCAGCTTGCTCTGGAGAAGGCTCATCAAGTTTGACGAGTTGGAAGCGACGCGCAAGCGCTGGATCTTTCTCAAAGTACTTTTTGTACTCTGACCATGTGGTTGCGGCAATGGTTTTCACTTCGCCGCGAGCAAGCGCTGGCTTGAGCAAGTTTGCCGCATCACTACCACCAGCTTGATTACCTCCTCCAACGAGCGTATGTGCTTCATCAATAAATAAAATGATAGGGGTAGGAGAGTTCTTTACTTCGTCCAATACCGCATTAAGGCGTTTTTCAAATTCTCCTTTGACACTTGCTCCGGCTTGAAGCAGTCCCATATCTAAACCATACAGCTCGACACCTTTTAAGTTATCGGGCACTTCACCTTGAACGATTTTAAGCGCAAGTCCTTCAACAACAGCAGTTTTACCTACACCTGGCTCACCGACTGCGATAGGGTTGTTTTTACGCCTTCTTGCTAAAATATCAACAATCTGACGGATTTCTTGATCGCGGCAAAATACAGGATCAATCTCTCCTTTACGCGCTTTCCCCGTAAAGTCAGTGGTGAATTTACTCAGGGCTGAACCTTCTTCACGCGCCTGCGTCTTTTCAGAGTTTGCCACTTGAGCTTCAAGAGACTGACTGGTGAGGTCGGCAAAATTTCGTTTTAGGCTATCTTGATTGACACTCTCTAGTAACGCAGCGTAAGCGTGCTGACCATATCTCAGGGGATTACTCACAAGCGTCAATAATAGAGCTCCTGAGCGAATTTGAGATTGGGAAAGATCCAGTGATGAGACTAACCAACTTTCCTGTAGCCATTCGATTAGCAGTGCAGAGAAAACAGGCTTCCCACCATTGCCTTTGGGGCTGGTGTCTAATGTTGAGCGAATTGATTGGCGTAGAATGTTTTCCGAGCAGTCAAAATGTGCGAGAAGAACATCAAAGTCACTATTTGGTCTTTCAAGTAAGCTAAGCAAATAGTGCTCAATTTGTACTTCATTGGCCTTTTCGGAAACAGCCAGAGCTGCTGCGTCTTCTAGCGCGACCTTGGCGATAGGATGCAGACGCTGAATTAAGGAAGATAGATTGATGTTTATCATTGTCTTTATCGAGCTTATCAGTTGTTTTGAATTGGCCAGAATTATACTAAATATTATCGAGACGTTTTTTTTACCAGCTATTTTTATTGGTCTTTTGTAGTTATTTTGATGGTGATAATGACTGTATTGAAACCATATTTACTGTGCTTGTTAGACAGTATGATTATTATTTTAGTTAATTTGACTTCAATGCCCGTTAATAACGCTTTTTTTGCATATATGTGAGCCATTGTTTTATCAATTAATATGAGTAACAATTAATTGTAGTTGCTCAACAAAAACTTGTTTAATTTTTCAATTTATTGAAATGTCTTAATTGTAAATAACAGGTAGCATTCAATTAAGTTATTGTTATTATTGGCTTTTAAAAGTTGGCATGGTGTTTGTATTAGTAGTTTGGGTCGCGGTAATAAGCGATTTGGTGAATTTAAATAAAAAAGTTTAGAAGGAATATAAGATGCCAACTCCAGCGTATATGTCTATCACAGGTGAAACACAAGGCAATATCACAGAAAGCGCGTTCACAGCTGAATCAGTAGGTAACACATGGCAAGAAGGTCATGAAGATGAGTTTCTAGTACAGGAACTTGATCACGTATTGACTATTCCACGTGATCCACAAAGTGGTCAGCCAACAGGTCAACGTGTACACAAGCCAGTTGTGGTAACTAAAGCGCAAGATTGTTGTTCACCACTACTGTTTAACGCTCTTGTTTCAGGCGAGAAACTACCTGAGTGTAAAATCAACTTTTACCGTACTTCCGTTCAAGGCAAGCAAGAGCACTACTACACAATCAAGCTTATTGATGCTCTATTAGTTGATATACAAACTCGTATGGCTCACTGCCAAGATGCACACACATCTGACCGTGTAACTGAAGAAGTTCTTAGCTTCACTTACCGTGCAATCGAAGTGACTCACGAAGTTATGGGCAAAGGCGGTAACGACGACTGGCGTGCTCCACGCGAAGCGTAATCGTCAACACGTTAGCGTTATGGGCCAGCTTATGTTGGCCCTAACTTTATTATTTGTATCAGGTAAAAGGTATGACAACTGACGTAGAATTTAAATTTGAAATTCAGGGCACTGGTCATGAGTTTCGCGTTGAAAGCTTTCAAGTAACAGAAGAACTGTCTAAACCATTCCAAGTTAGCCTTTCATTACTTTCACTTGATGCTGATATTACATTTGATGAACTGATTCGCAAACCAGCCTTGCTCACCCTTTATGGACAGGGAATGGGATCGGCGCGTGTGTTTCATGGCATGGTGAATGAAGTACGCTTTGCTGGTCAGGGACGACGTTTTGCTCGATATCAATTAGTGTTGGTGCCGCAAACTTGGTTTATGACTCAAAGGCAAGATTGTCGAATATTTCAGAACCTTTCGGCTCCTGACATTATTTCTCAAGTACTAGATGACGCTTCTGTTACCGATTATAGACTCGATATTACCGGTAATTACCCAGAAAAAGAGTATGTACTTCAGTACCGAGAAAGTGACAGTAACTTTGTCCAACGTATGCTTGCTGAGCATGGTATGTGGTATTACTTTGAACATACTGACGCAAGCCATACCATGGTGATAGTAGACAGTAATGATGCGATACCTGAACTGCTGAGTACACCGCTCAATTCCTCTCATCTTGGGCCTCTTGTGTACCACTCGGAAGCGGGTGGTGTTGCTGATCGTGAACATATCTTCGATCTCGCGGCGATTAATCGGGTGAGAACAGGCAGCACCACATACAGTGATTACAATTACGAGCAGCCGAAAATTCCGCAAGAGATGGGAAGCGATGGCCCACTTGACCAAGATCTTAAACAGTTCGACTACCCAGGACGCTATGTTGACCCTGCTATGGGACAAATCAGAGCGTCTGAGTGGATAGCTGACCATCAGGTTGATAACCAGCAGATAGAAGCCAGCTCAAGCATTATGCGCATCATCCCTGGTTATAGCTTTAGTATTAGTGAACACCCACG is part of the Vibrio aquimaris genome and encodes:
- a CDS encoding sigma-54-dependent Fis family transcriptional regulator gives rise to the protein MRSASSSDLSNALLAISQSLADRSQMAQTLDAVLTAARQMTFSKHGIIYVLDQTGQALIPSIVHHNEKPLSSHPWSALAFDHTSPTDPFNYAIQNGEVVLLNELYQYNGYDCEAIYETELVLGSKSANLLAWPLVDDSSKTIGLLALFDLSVIDNESALTAFCQMAANSIRQAVWLEEYGHMIKDLSADNAALVRENQHLKRRKQSHYQGPIAESEQMLEVLRRLDKVLALPVDVLLRGETGAGKEVIAKYIHQNSNRADQPLIVQNCAAIPEQLLESELFGHKKGAFTGADKDKIGLFEAAHGGTLFLDEIGDMPLLLQAKLLRVLQERKVRPVGASKEIEVDVRVVAATHCHLMEKIKNGEFRADLYYRLNVFPITLPPLRERQADILPLAEHFVKHSAANLGLAQAPGLSANVQKQLSLYSYPGNVRELKNIVERALLLSDFETITHIELGETSLLNEPVLSESKPVQMAQPNVHNQQPSQETTDYSKGLKEAVSEYEKTVILDCLYAANWQIKRVAEQLSLPVSTLSHKMKKYDISAAGESSKLSQNA
- a CDS encoding OmpA family protein codes for the protein MSQASLTNAIPLDAEYYLFGVYFTAEVDSETNEKTFPNWHAQTSLIDNQEITNVRPLARVPLINITDSDKPQLWAAGQDFTLSKLNSGQPAEGGVFEALKPESPIHTLGSSIALSHDDKSHIQKYTFRFPPLPLMASLADLSEKELSDKIAQLSGKLENSQAELTLTDISPAQLAPPYQPDASGQLTPDQQTYNDWHQKVSEAKKPIQGFVVPVVASCAVVFSDKGYVDATVSLYKFQVTEQDGTEVGDYVQVGDSVQAALPKNIDQEDAQQYPCALFHLDPAEFEQGLYSIRVEFIPSNMKAEVPDFIQQANIESYEDGADTIFTYELREKITFSPQTPLGQFAIVSGDMISLEESLMYQYPQYFSEMKHYLTGNPEGNAATTPAARSLVLLKNIRDASAQLGAGLMSGSLQQTLNTDGRQAVFNNISKLYWDAVKSDMPEVMKAAGELYYGLYSTADAYQQLKNLHNPTLANLGWKALFTAKVFDRQTALATAVSTAMEARLGNHRVVAGRVAQAWFSGGATLGLTGVGTISSGIDLYTKGKAVLAMAKKAQKAKQSIGEVAYDYLDKIPVWNTSRESQQQGIEQALEKARADAGDEITATMVNNERGAGIKIEFSFNSRESELEQNEPVFRQLATALAEVLKSETNLRVEIEGHACQVDTEEINMKVAAERANYAKQLLLECSEVFKDKISLAVFGESKPLYIPKKGETVDRNNPNLRQNRRVEIRMYLPSLDVLFHPSRYGSQAMERSRLALETTMTNEDKAEVELRMAIFEGIVDVASYIPVIAPVARGVLLAKESGKALISAVKCIDNAFLDSFLTELNQKHDLVRELERLSKIHLELLAELRNTNTKLEQTFHSYKDLVDFLDSEEAQKELLKRYQLRALAMNGLILLLADLGMRAKHRSDGNFKHLVERYKVKQYIEQYILSDHWSVNTIKGTTLAADWKNRCDDEYYADIEKNMPEGSMYAPLPRRRESAVGYYPYSYIPKQTVPEATGAFNRVFPVQTSLYDHPQESMFDNFAKSFNPQVYELKQEAIGFCRILIQSARKTPQDKPKWLAYQDWISQADNEYVGPYDKVKVQIILKKQYDSPRTVTIGCDRVDGYNIQGPAFSDWMLPMKVSEFKHDLNGDIKAYYAKQGLDDDGTLIAIEHIPSYRFGEVMIDGLKPITSKARLLLTDTLIGMVASADARGYNANYNYGQTDSFTRYVESGGFRNMRYSLAVRQKDGKSGFHLPIEFVEGQESRDEDELQVGVLTETKSVLLKTSVGEHYLQLREKDVLIESFTLRSEEGNKNTVPVLSGIKQQVVAIETKASGLNFFNQRKWYDSADNIHRDGFSWGNRGKQDPAAIYMLLLGENIAKDIPKLDWQSVNMCMQLGLDGNEGDMAKGPIYYTQMHHVGEFKRDAGHWAFNEAERADTLSDMSLMRGFLDQAVKNLKTDNDLSRAKEYAVYCMRFELGYISPTGVNLKGLRPFGKVIGGKYNLELSVAHLKQVGLAGGEDYDKNRDLVISIPSLRGDTALAGNYFENMPWLVEKESSEEGVDKSAAETWKKYDKAKRKKWLKDWIENQPTKVLAPYPLEKSLDNPN
- a CDS encoding rhodanese-like domain-containing protein; protein product: MLPRLSALLLFCVSFSAFSIDFPYRGDYSDVKTIELADLKQSMDTLNIVDVRSKLEFDVLHIDGAKHITLANKGFENKVKDLSKDGKTIAFYCNGITCKKSYKAAQRAMKAGVSNVVAYDAGIFLWASDYPANSVLLGKVMQDSSQLISKEDFNARVLAPKEFEAMLGDANVVIVDVRDPNQREKQLFKGKPVRNVPVERFETFLKQQKPSTKIMVFDAVGKQVQWLQYILDGQNYTNYQFLKGGVEGYMKSQ
- a CDS encoding methyltransferase domain-containing protein encodes the protein MNTVNLNTAHSSAQAQSSVNSSSTKIETRSPTFIGDLLKQHVTNIGRNKDFMYAMTYHSDNEFGAIRQADKADLMTRLENICSNHQGKITNKKFIDCIHDWYLRIPNESRVSSGGDPNQHLSNKGMDIAKMIIAANPNLGGDKASLRMVDIGGNDGKLTHFVAKHLGDLTGKSVEPYVLEVQTETSWDQNSRSVALPDAGKNAPVKTIYYNGTDINTGSVSGEKSKNPLTDGTSFDVAMYQHSLHHFPNSVAQQNSLKQLSDMLDNSGVVTISEHNSALSEHEIDLMHAVTELYSEMDNDPNISKEKLLDCYNTYMNEQTPSEYFSKEKLLDMATKAGFEAASVTKASATPDHVYSITLTKGEKSLGHQSVVDSLTDRKTLMPSRDKFETDSRAMVLKRTLSSNNV